A region from the Dinoroseobacter shibae DFL 12 = DSM 16493 genome encodes:
- a CDS encoding SIMPL domain-containing protein, which yields MTQPARNCRAPLSRLVLMLVLLAGLGLSPTARAEEAGPGLLSVTGEASVPAIPDMATLRLAVVTEARTGAQALAENTERMQAVLAELRGFDIAERDLQTSDLTLNPVYEQGTELRNLPRRIVAFRAQNALTVRVRDLERLGEILDASVRDGANSFGGLSFGVQAPGPLEVEARERAMQDALARARTLAEAAGVALGPIRSITEQGGMRGPMMMRSEMAMADSAVPVAAGEVSVRAAVSLVIELVQ from the coding sequence ATGACCCAGCCCGCCCGCAACTGCCGTGCCCCGCTCTCTCGTCTTGTGCTGATGCTTGTTCTGCTGGCCGGTCTCGGTCTGTCCCCGACCGCCCGCGCCGAGGAGGCCGGGCCGGGCCTGCTCAGCGTGACCGGAGAGGCCAGCGTGCCCGCAATCCCCGACATGGCCACCCTGCGCCTTGCGGTGGTGACCGAGGCCCGCACCGGCGCGCAGGCGCTTGCCGAGAATACCGAACGCATGCAGGCGGTTCTGGCAGAACTGCGCGGCTTCGACATCGCGGAGCGGGATCTGCAGACCTCGGACCTGACGCTGAATCCGGTCTATGAGCAGGGGACGGAGCTACGCAATCTGCCGCGCCGGATCGTCGCCTTCCGGGCCCAGAACGCGCTGACCGTACGGGTGCGCGACCTCGAACGGCTGGGCGAGATCCTCGATGCCAGCGTGCGCGACGGCGCCAACAGTTTCGGCGGGCTGAGCTTCGGCGTGCAGGCACCCGGCCCGCTGGAGGTCGAAGCCCGCGAACGGGCGATGCAGGACGCGCTCGCCCGCGCGCGCACTCTGGCCGAGGCCGCCGGCGTGGCCCTCGGTCCGATCCGGTCGATCACCGAACAGGGCGGCATGCGCGGCCCGATGATGATGCGCTCCGAGATGGCCATGGCCGACAGCGCCGTGCCCGTCGCCGCCGGCGAGGTCAGTGTCCGCGCTGCGGTGTCCCTGGTGATCGAACTCGTCCAATAG
- a CDS encoding glycine zipper family protein: protein MKTTSIAAMAATAALLMACGNSGSNYVPVIDGPVGPSFNVDLQQCQGLAASQDQFDGNTATTAATTAGAAAVGSVIINDNSDNLAEAAAAGAVVGLASDALRKNADRETIIKNCMRGRGYNVVG from the coding sequence ATGAAGACGACATCTATCGCGGCCATGGCCGCCACGGCGGCCCTGCTGATGGCTTGCGGCAACTCCGGCTCCAACTACGTGCCCGTGATCGACGGTCCCGTGGGGCCGAGTTTCAACGTGGACCTCCAGCAGTGCCAGGGCCTCGCTGCCTCCCAGGACCAGTTCGACGGCAACACCGCGACCACCGCCGCAACCACCGCAGGCGCGGCGGCCGTCGGCAGCGTGATCATCAACGACAACAGTGACAACCTCGCCGAGGCCGCTGCGGCCGGGGCGGTTGTCGGGCTCGCCTCGGACGCGCTGCGCAAGAACGCCGATCGCGAGACGATCATCAAGAACTGCATGCGCGGGCGCGGCTACAACGTCGTGGGCTGA
- a CDS encoding O-acetylhomoserine aminocarboxypropyltransferase/cysteine synthase family protein: protein MSDDTPSYGFDTLQIHAGARPDPATGARQTPIYQTTGYVFRDADHAAALFNLQEVGYIYSRLTNPTVAVLQERIATLEGGVGAVCCSSGHAAQIMALFPLMQPGCNIVVSTRLYGGTVTQFGQTIKRFGWSAKFVDFDDLDAVRAAIDDDTRAVFGEAIANPGGYIMDVRAIADIADAAGIPLIIDNTTATPYLCRPIEHGATLVVHSTTKYLTGNGTVTGGCVVDSGKFDWAASGKFPSLSEPEPAYHGLRFAETFGPLAFTFHGIAVGLRDLGMTMNPQGAHYTLMGIETLSLRMARHVENAEKIAKWLEADDRVEFVTYAGLPSSPYFERVKTVCPRGAGALFTFAVKGGYEACIKLVDSLEIFSHVANLGDTRSLIIHSASTTHRQLTPEQQEAAGAAPNVVRLSIGIEDADDLIADLDQALSKATA, encoded by the coding sequence ATGTCCGACGATACCCCCAGCTACGGCTTCGACACGCTGCAGATCCATGCGGGCGCCCGGCCCGATCCGGCCACCGGCGCGCGCCAGACGCCGATCTACCAGACCACGGGCTACGTGTTCCGCGACGCGGACCATGCGGCGGCCCTCTTCAACCTGCAGGAAGTCGGCTACATCTATTCGCGGCTGACCAACCCCACGGTTGCGGTGCTGCAGGAACGCATCGCGACGCTGGAGGGCGGTGTCGGCGCGGTCTGCTGCTCTTCGGGCCACGCGGCACAGATCATGGCGCTCTTTCCGCTGATGCAGCCGGGGTGCAACATCGTGGTCTCGACCCGGCTCTATGGCGGGACGGTCACGCAGTTCGGCCAGACGATCAAGCGCTTCGGCTGGTCCGCGAAATTCGTGGATTTCGACGATCTCGATGCGGTCAGGGCGGCGATTGACGACGACACCCGCGCGGTGTTCGGCGAGGCGATCGCCAACCCGGGCGGCTATATCATGGATGTGCGCGCGATTGCCGACATCGCCGATGCCGCCGGCATCCCGTTGATCATCGACAACACCACGGCCACCCCCTATCTGTGCCGCCCGATCGAGCATGGTGCCACCCTGGTGGTGCATTCCACCACCAAATACCTGACCGGCAACGGCACGGTCACCGGCGGCTGCGTGGTGGATTCGGGCAAGTTCGACTGGGCCGCGTCGGGCAAGTTCCCGTCCCTGTCCGAGCCCGAGCCCGCCTATCACGGGCTCAGGTTCGCCGAAACCTTCGGGCCGCTCGCCTTCACCTTCCACGGGATCGCCGTGGGGTTGCGGGACCTGGGCATGACCATGAACCCGCAAGGCGCGCATTACACCCTGATGGGGATCGAGACGCTGTCCCTGCGCATGGCGCGCCATGTAGAGAATGCCGAGAAGATCGCGAAATGGCTGGAGGCCGACGACCGGGTGGAGTTCGTCACCTATGCCGGGCTCCCATCCTCGCCCTATTTCGAGCGGGTCAAGACCGTCTGCCCGCGGGGCGCGGGGGCGCTCTTCACCTTCGCGGTCAAGGGCGGCTACGAGGCCTGCATCAAGCTGGTCGACAGTCTCGAGATCTTCAGCCACGTGGCCAACCTCGGGGACACGCGGTCGCTGATCATCCACTCGGCCTCGACCACCCACCGGCAGCTCACACCGGAGCAGCAGGAGGCCGCCGGCGCCGCGCCCAACGTCGTGCGCCTGTCCATCGGGATCGAGGATGCGGATGACCTGATCGCCGATCTCGATCAGGCCCTGTCCAAGGCAACCGCATAA
- the hisB gene encoding imidazoleglycerol-phosphate dehydratase HisB — MRRATITRKTAETDISVEIDLDGTGVYDNRTGVGFFDHMLDQLSRHALIDMTVRCDGDLHIDDHHTVEDVGIALGQALAEAVGDKRGIVRYGSCLLPMDDALVRAALDISGRPYLVWDVALPTAKIGTFDTELVREFFQALATHGGLTLHVTRLAGINSHHIAEAAFKSVARALRAALETDPRKANAIPSTKGSL; from the coding sequence ATGCGCCGCGCCACCATCACCCGCAAGACCGCCGAAACCGACATCTCGGTCGAAATCGATCTCGATGGGACCGGGGTCTATGACAACCGCACCGGGGTCGGGTTTTTCGACCACATGCTGGACCAGCTCAGCCGCCACGCGCTGATCGACATGACCGTGCGCTGCGACGGGGATCTGCATATCGACGACCACCACACGGTGGAGGATGTGGGTATCGCCCTGGGTCAGGCCCTGGCCGAGGCGGTCGGCGACAAGCGCGGGATCGTGCGCTACGGGTCCTGCCTGCTGCCGATGGACGACGCGCTGGTGCGCGCCGCGCTCGACATCTCTGGACGGCCTTATCTGGTGTGGGATGTGGCCCTCCCCACCGCCAAGATCGGCACCTTCGATACCGAGCTGGTGCGCGAGTTCTTCCAGGCGCTCGCGACCCATGGCGGGCTGACCCTGCACGTCACCAGGCTGGCCGGGATCAACAGCCACCACATCGCCGAAGCCGCGTTCAAATCCGTGGCCCGCGCCCTGCGCGCAGCACTTGAGACCGACCCGCGCAAGGCCAATGCCATCCCCTCCACCAAGGGGTCGCTCTGA
- the hisH gene encoding imidazole glycerol phosphate synthase subunit HisH produces MLTVLVDYDSGNLHSAEKAFERMAREVDGGEICVTSDPDLVARADRIVLPGDGAFPACRAGLEGFAGLFEAIEEAVTARARPFLGICVGMQLMATTGREYEDTPGFGWIDGEVVKITPSDPALKVPHMGWNDLVIDRPHPVLEGVATGDHAYFVHSYHMQVTDPATLLAHCDYGGPVTAVVGRDTMVGAQFHPEKSQAAGLRMIANFLTWRP; encoded by the coding sequence GTGCTGACGGTACTGGTCGATTACGACAGCGGCAATCTGCACTCGGCGGAGAAAGCCTTCGAGCGGATGGCGCGGGAGGTGGATGGCGGCGAGATCTGCGTGACCTCCGACCCCGACCTTGTGGCGCGCGCCGACCGGATCGTGCTGCCCGGCGACGGGGCGTTCCCGGCCTGTCGCGCGGGGTTGGAGGGGTTCGCGGGGCTCTTCGAGGCGATCGAGGAGGCGGTGACCGCCCGTGCCCGCCCATTCCTCGGGATCTGCGTGGGCATGCAACTGATGGCCACCACGGGGCGCGAATACGAAGACACGCCCGGCTTTGGCTGGATCGATGGCGAGGTGGTGAAGATCACGCCGTCCGACCCGGCCCTCAAGGTGCCCCATATGGGCTGGAATGACCTGGTGATCGACCGCCCGCACCCGGTGCTGGAGGGGGTGGCCACGGGCGATCACGCCTATTTCGTCCACTCCTACCACATGCAGGTGACCGACCCCGCGACCCTTCTGGCCCATTGCGACTACGGCGGCCCGGTCACGGCCGTCGTCGGGCGCGACACCATGGTCGGCGCTCAATTCCACCCGGAGAAAAGCCAGGCTGCGGGCCTGCGCATGATCGCCAATTTCCTGACCTGGCGGCCCTGA
- the argF gene encoding ornithine carbamoyltransferase: MTHFLDIHTTDPADLRAMLDRGRAMKTARAGRPKGASDDDQPLAGHMVALIFEKPSTRTRVSFDLGVRQMGGQTMVLSGADMQLGHGETIADTARVLSRYVDLIMIRTFEETTLLEMAEHASVPVINGLTNRTHPCQIMADVMTYEEHRGPIAGKKVVWCGDGNNVCASFLHAAGQFGFDMTFTGPPTLDPEAEFVAGARAKGVTVEIERDPAVAVQGADLVVADTWVSMHDSQTTKERRHNQLRPYQVDRALMEKAKPDALFMHCLPAHRGEEVTSEVMDGPHSVIFDEAENRLHAQKAVMRWCLGV, translated from the coding sequence ATGACGCATTTTCTGGACATTCACACCACGGATCCGGCCGACCTGCGGGCGATGCTCGACCGGGGCCGGGCGATGAAGACCGCGCGCGCCGGGCGGCCCAAGGGCGCATCGGATGACGACCAACCCTTGGCCGGGCATATGGTGGCGCTGATCTTCGAGAAGCCATCGACCCGCACGCGGGTATCCTTCGATCTGGGCGTGCGCCAGATGGGTGGGCAGACCATGGTGCTGTCGGGGGCGGACATGCAACTGGGCCACGGCGAGACCATCGCGGACACGGCCCGGGTGCTCAGCCGGTATGTGGACCTGATCATGATCCGGACCTTCGAGGAGACCACCCTGCTGGAGATGGCCGAGCATGCCAGCGTCCCGGTGATCAACGGGCTGACCAACCGCACCCATCCGTGCCAGATCATGGCCGACGTGATGACCTATGAAGAGCACCGCGGCCCGATCGCGGGCAAAAAGGTGGTGTGGTGCGGGGACGGGAACAATGTCTGCGCCTCGTTTTTGCATGCGGCGGGGCAGTTCGGGTTCGACATGACCTTCACCGGGCCGCCAACCCTGGATCCGGAAGCGGAGTTCGTGGCGGGCGCGCGAGCCAAGGGCGTGACCGTGGAGATCGAGCGCGACCCGGCGGTGGCCGTGCAGGGCGCGGACCTGGTGGTGGCGGATACCTGGGTGTCGATGCATGACAGCCAGACCACCAAGGAGCGGCGGCACAACCAGCTGCGCCCCTACCAGGTGGACCGGGCGCTGATGGAGAAGGCCAAGCCCGATGCTCTGTTCATGCACTGCCTGCCGGCGCACCGGGGCGAGGAGGTGACGTCCGAGGTGATGGACGGCCCGCACTCGGTCATCTTCGACGAGGCGGAGAACCGGCTCCACGCCCAGAAGGCGGTCATGCGCTGGTGCCTCGGGGTGTGA
- a CDS encoding GNAT family N-acetyltransferase, with product MPHEYRFVPVSRDDYPMLRRWLAQPHMAGWWGLPEAEIALIDGDLGAGSCDMRIVWADRPFGFVQDYPVRTYGAPHYGHLPDEARALDMFLGDPAYLGAGHGAGFLKARAAALFAQGTPALAVDPDPENHRAVATFARAGFRPLGMKACEDGAPVLVMDMWPEGLDPGRTADEKDLI from the coding sequence ATGCCGCATGAATATCGCTTCGTGCCCGTGAGCCGTGACGATTACCCGATGCTGCGGCGCTGGCTGGCCCAGCCGCACATGGCGGGCTGGTGGGGCCTGCCGGAGGCGGAGATCGCCCTGATCGACGGGGATCTCGGGGCCGGTTCCTGCGACATGCGGATCGTCTGGGCCGACCGGCCCTTCGGGTTTGTGCAGGACTATCCCGTCCGGACCTATGGCGCGCCCCATTACGGGCATCTTCCCGATGAGGCGCGGGCGCTGGACATGTTCCTGGGCGATCCCGCCTATCTGGGTGCGGGCCACGGCGCGGGCTTTCTGAAGGCACGGGCGGCAGCGCTTTTCGCGCAGGGCACACCGGCGCTCGCGGTGGATCCGGATCCGGAGAACCACCGGGCGGTGGCAACCTTTGCCAGGGCCGGGTTTCGCCCCCTTGGCATGAAGGCGTGCGAGGACGGGGCGCCCGTTCTTGTAATGGACATGTGGCCCGAGGGGTTGGACCCCGGCCGGACCGCGGACGAGAAAGACTTGATATGA
- a CDS encoding aspartate aminotransferase family protein: protein MIPAILPTYNRAPLSFVKGEGAWLIEADGRRFLDLGAGIAVNALGHAHPRLVAALTDQAQALWHVSNLYQIPAQQKLAEMLVAETFADTVFFTNSGTESCELAVKMVRKHFHDAGQPERVEILTFEGSFHGRSSAGIAAAGSEKMTKGFGPLLPGFRHLPFGNHEALQSAVNDRTAAIMVEPVQGEGGIRALPDACLKGLRDLCDQHGILMILDEVQCGVGRTGRLFAHEWAGVSPDIMMVAKGIGGGFPLGAVLATADAASGMTAGTHGSTYGGNPLGCAVGCAVLETVCADGFLEEVRRKAGLMRQALEGLVAEFPGVFAEVRGAGLMLGLVCRAPNTDVVQAGYGAEVLVVPAAENVVRLLPPLTITDAEIREALARLRKAAALVQADAA, encoded by the coding sequence ATGATCCCTGCGATCCTGCCGACCTATAACCGCGCGCCCCTGAGTTTCGTGAAGGGCGAAGGCGCCTGGCTGATCGAGGCCGATGGGCGCCGCTTTCTCGACCTCGGCGCCGGGATCGCGGTGAACGCGCTCGGCCATGCGCACCCGCGGCTGGTGGCGGCGCTCACGGATCAGGCGCAGGCGCTCTGGCATGTCTCGAACCTCTACCAGATCCCGGCGCAGCAGAAGCTCGCGGAGATGCTGGTCGCGGAAACCTTCGCCGACACGGTGTTCTTCACCAATTCCGGGACCGAGAGCTGCGAATTGGCCGTGAAGATGGTGCGCAAGCATTTCCATGACGCGGGCCAGCCCGAGCGGGTCGAGATCCTGACCTTCGAGGGGTCGTTCCACGGCCGGTCCTCGGCGGGGATCGCCGCGGCGGGGTCCGAGAAGATGACCAAGGGGTTCGGCCCGCTATTGCCCGGGTTCCGGCACCTGCCCTTCGGCAATCACGAGGCGCTGCAGAGCGCGGTGAACGACCGCACCGCGGCGATCATGGTGGAGCCGGTGCAGGGCGAGGGCGGCATCCGGGCCCTGCCCGATGCGTGCCTCAAGGGGCTGCGCGACCTGTGCGACCAGCATGGCATCCTGATGATCCTCGACGAGGTGCAATGCGGCGTGGGCCGGACGGGGCGGCTTTTTGCCCATGAATGGGCCGGGGTGAGCCCGGATATCATGATGGTGGCCAAGGGGATCGGCGGGGGCTTCCCGCTGGGCGCGGTTCTGGCGACGGCCGATGCGGCCTCGGGCATGACGGCGGGGACCCACGGGTCGACCTATGGCGGCAACCCACTGGGCTGTGCGGTGGGCTGCGCGGTGCTGGAGACGGTGTGCGCCGACGGCTTTCTGGAAGAGGTGCGGCGCAAGGCGGGGCTGATGCGGCAGGCGCTGGAGGGGCTCGTGGCGGAGTTTCCGGGCGTGTTCGCGGAGGTGCGCGGCGCGGGGCTGATGCTCGGGCTGGTGTGCCGGGCGCCGAATACGGACGTGGTTCAGGCGGGCTACGGCGCGGAGGTGCTGGTGGTGCCCGCGGCGGAGAACGTGGTGCGGTTGCTGCCGCCGCTGACGATCACGGACGCGGAGATCCGCGAGGCGCTGGCGCGGCTGCGCAAGGCGGCGGCTTTGGTGCAGGCCGATGCCGCATGA
- a CDS encoding DUF3140 domain-containing protein encodes MSSSKSRTQIWDEWRDLVNMAPKELSDWLETDESHSVGDSRDGESTGHASGRRIVEIKRTDKSDLSDDQWDHMATVVGYIKRHLSQGGPDTGIETSDWRYSLMNWGHDPCKS; translated from the coding sequence ATGTCCTCTTCGAAATCGCGCACTCAGATCTGGGATGAATGGCGGGATCTGGTCAACATGGCGCCAAAAGAGCTGTCCGACTGGCTGGAAACGGACGAGAGCCACAGCGTCGGCGACAGTAGGGACGGCGAATCCACCGGGCACGCATCCGGCCGCCGTATCGTTGAGATCAAGCGCACCGACAAGTCCGATCTGAGCGACGATCAGTGGGATCACATGGCCACGGTCGTGGGCTATATCAAACGCCATCTGAGCCAGGGCGGCCCGGACACCGGCATCGAGACATCCGACTGGCGCTATTCGCTGATGAACTGGGGCCACGACCCCTGCAAGAGCTGA
- a CDS encoding IclR family transcriptional regulator — MPEVRPPPDDKAQIPTNLRLLRVIEEVAKAGVPVLPGALVEALGLPKPTVHRLLTTAEEEGFVQRHVDGRSYGPGVRLRQVAAHTLSSERVRTERLLIMRALAEAVEETCNLAAPGRYGMVYLDRVETHWPLRIQLPIGTQVPFHCTASGKCYLASLRADKLARLISALPLERQTPHTLTEAGALRAELAETRTRGYSVDHEEFMDGMCAIAVPIHDTEDRFLTALAIHAPMQRHSPDSLAERALAPLQEAAGKLSALLV, encoded by the coding sequence TCCGGACGACAAGGCGCAGATCCCGACGAATCTGCGCCTTCTGCGGGTGATCGAGGAAGTGGCGAAGGCCGGGGTGCCGGTGCTGCCCGGCGCGCTGGTCGAGGCGCTGGGTCTGCCGAAACCCACGGTGCACCGGCTGCTGACCACCGCCGAGGAGGAAGGGTTCGTGCAGCGCCATGTGGACGGGCGGTCCTATGGGCCCGGCGTGCGGCTGCGGCAGGTGGCGGCGCACACCCTGTCGTCGGAGCGGGTGCGGACCGAACGGCTCCTGATCATGCGGGCGCTGGCCGAGGCGGTGGAAGAGACCTGCAACCTCGCCGCCCCCGGGCGGTACGGCATGGTCTATCTCGACCGGGTGGAGACCCACTGGCCCCTGCGCATCCAGCTGCCCATCGGAACCCAGGTGCCGTTTCACTGCACCGCGTCGGGGAAGTGCTACCTCGCGAGCCTGCGCGCGGACAAGCTGGCGCGGCTGATCTCGGCCCTGCCGCTGGAGCGCCAGACGCCCCATACCCTGACCGAGGCGGGCGCGTTGCGCGCGGAGCTGGCCGAGACCCGGACGCGGGGGTACTCGGTCGACCACGAGGAGTTCATGGACGGGATGTGCGCCATCGCGGTGCCGATCCACGACACAGAGGATCGCTTCCTGACGGCCCTGGCTATCCACGCCCCGATGCAACGCCACAGCCCCGACAGCCTTGCGGAGCGTGCCCTGGCGCCTTTGCAGGAGGCGGCGGGCAAGCTTAGCGCGCTGTTGGTCTAG